A genomic region of Catalinimonas niigatensis contains the following coding sequences:
- a CDS encoding outer membrane beta-barrel family protein codes for MKKYVVLSLLALFSQYVYCQYIRGNVQDSGRKVLPFVNVLLLNSTDSSLVKGTVSDTLGHYSFYNIQPGKYLLSASMVGYKNTSVLPVSITSSSATLQVDKLILEEDTQQLKEITVVEKRPFVEQYMDRMVVNVANSIIASGSTVLEVLEKAPGVTVDRQNDMLQLRGKDGVIVQIDGKQTYLPMPDVVALLRSMPSDNVEQIELITNPSAKYDAAGNSGIINIRLKKNNSVGTNGSVSLGGGSGRYERERGSLQLNHRSKRFNFFGNYSANRGGNYFNLKTNQTRDNGESRTYSRQNTYIRFRQHGHNAKTGVDYFLDDNTTLGIVWTGIWSYLHEDGTAESMFGRDYNYDLVFLQATTDKTITTPASNQVFNINFQHAFRKLGQISMDVDRGWFKRNFSNTLLTYVLISEDEADPLQGLYLNMPTEIKITTFKIDHQLTFASGWKMEAGAKHSYVHNDNDLMVSRGVEVQVPDADLSNHFLYTERVNALYASLTGKLNNEMDVQFGLRAEHTRSEANSLTLHELQKLDYLNLFPSLFLSHQFIKNHSLGFSYSYRIDRPNYQALNPARSYVDPYLFSQGNAYLKPQYTHSLELKHGFNEKIFTSLSASYISDQVFFVLQAVDSILTERTPLNGRNSQVYNLTLTFPYTITKGWNLQTTLMGSYSYFQFTYQDIPQRAEQFSGRLNASNAFVFGKGWTAELSGWLNTPGIDFLFHSHWMGSVDAGIQKEISSQLKAKLSMQDVFHTNRIIGDIIAPGFTSNAHLSFDTQIVMLNLTYTFGNQLLKGIRQRKTGSEEELQRTN; via the coding sequence ATGAAAAAATACGTCGTCTTATCGCTATTAGCTCTTTTTTCACAGTATGTCTATTGCCAGTATATCAGAGGAAATGTGCAGGACAGTGGCCGTAAGGTACTTCCTTTTGTCAACGTACTTTTGCTCAACAGTACGGATTCCAGCCTGGTGAAAGGTACAGTTTCCGATACCCTCGGACATTATTCATTTTACAACATTCAGCCTGGCAAGTACTTGCTATCGGCAAGCATGGTAGGGTATAAAAACACTTCTGTGTTGCCAGTAAGTATCACTTCTTCCTCAGCTACTTTGCAGGTAGATAAGCTTATCCTGGAAGAAGATACGCAACAGCTGAAGGAGATTACGGTGGTTGAAAAGCGTCCCTTTGTAGAGCAGTATATGGACCGGATGGTAGTGAATGTTGCCAACAGCATTATTGCCAGCGGCTCCACTGTTTTGGAAGTACTGGAAAAAGCTCCGGGTGTGACCGTCGACAGACAAAATGATATGCTTCAGTTGCGGGGCAAAGATGGGGTCATTGTCCAGATAGATGGAAAACAGACCTATCTCCCTATGCCTGATGTAGTGGCTTTACTAAGAAGCATGCCTAGTGATAATGTAGAACAGATTGAATTGATCACTAACCCTTCGGCCAAATATGATGCTGCGGGCAATTCGGGTATTATCAACATACGGTTGAAGAAAAACAATAGTGTCGGTACCAACGGATCAGTCTCGCTGGGCGGCGGTTCCGGACGCTATGAACGTGAACGAGGCAGTCTGCAACTGAACCACCGGTCCAAAAGGTTTAATTTCTTTGGGAACTATAGTGCCAATCGTGGAGGCAACTATTTTAATCTCAAAACCAATCAAACCAGAGACAATGGGGAGAGCAGGACTTATTCCCGGCAGAATACCTACATCCGCTTCCGGCAGCATGGTCATAATGCGAAAACAGGCGTGGATTACTTTCTTGATGACAATACTACATTGGGGATAGTCTGGACGGGCATCTGGAGTTACCTGCATGAAGATGGTACAGCAGAAAGCATGTTCGGCAGAGATTATAATTACGACCTTGTTTTTCTCCAGGCAACTACCGACAAGACCATCACCACTCCTGCTTCCAATCAGGTCTTCAACATCAATTTTCAGCATGCCTTCCGGAAGCTGGGGCAAATTTCTATGGATGTGGACCGGGGGTGGTTCAAACGCAACTTCTCCAACACATTGCTCACCTACGTGCTCATTTCTGAAGATGAAGCTGATCCTCTGCAAGGTTTGTATTTGAACATGCCTACCGAGATCAAAATTACTACTTTTAAAATAGATCATCAGCTGACTTTTGCCAGTGGATGGAAAATGGAAGCCGGAGCCAAACACAGTTATGTCCATAACGACAACGATCTAATGGTGAGCCGTGGTGTGGAAGTACAGGTACCCGATGCTGACTTATCCAATCACTTTCTGTATACCGAACGGGTCAATGCGCTTTATGCCAGCCTTACCGGTAAGCTGAACAACGAGATGGATGTTCAATTCGGATTGCGGGCAGAACATACCCGATCTGAAGCAAATTCCCTGACATTACACGAGCTACAGAAGCTTGATTATCTGAATTTGTTTCCCAGTCTGTTCCTCTCCCATCAGTTCATAAAAAACCACTCATTAGGCTTTTCCTACAGTTATCGGATTGACCGTCCAAATTACCAGGCTTTAAATCCGGCGCGTTCTTATGTTGACCCTTATTTATTTTCCCAGGGAAACGCCTACCTCAAACCTCAGTACACGCATTCGCTGGAGCTGAAACATGGATTTAATGAAAAAATCTTTACCTCACTAAGCGCGAGTTACATTTCAGATCAGGTGTTTTTTGTGCTACAGGCGGTAGACAGTATCCTTACTGAACGTACTCCTCTGAATGGCAGAAATTCACAAGTCTATAATCTGACCCTTACTTTTCCCTACACGATTACCAAAGGCTGGAACCTGCAAACTACTTTGATGGGCAGTTACAGTTACTTTCAGTTTACTTATCAGGACATTCCGCAGCGGGCAGAACAATTTTCCGGACGCTTGAATGCATCCAATGCATTTGTTTTTGGAAAAGGCTGGACCGCTGAACTTTCCGGTTGGTTGAACACTCCCGGAATAGACTTCCTTTTCCACTCCCATTGGATGGGAAGTGTAGATGCGGGTATTCAAAAAGAGATCAGCTCTCAACTGAAAGCCAAACTAAGCATGCAGGATGTTTTTCATACCAACAGAATTATAGGAGATATTATTGCTCCCGGATTTACGAGCAATGCCCATCTGAGTTTTGATACCCAGATTGTGATGCTCAACCTGACCTACACCTTTGGCAACCAGTTGTTGAAAGGCATCCGCCAGCGGAAAACCGGTTCTGAAGAGGAACTACAGAGGACGAATTGA
- a CDS encoding sensor histidine kinase, whose protein sequence is MPLLILQVLSLSFSFVYAQERPLVLHGNLCVAQMDIAEYTSFYEDLSGESLPLSVIRTRTFRPFTEKRNERATFSKRSLMVTWLRFTIHNTHPTDTLKLLHKTFVHGLITMYENDQRIGQSGVGISALRRPDGFALPLTVPPLADRTYFVQVIDYIWSPSAIYSKVLSIQGSYELDYLWQMDSDVLLAVIGLLAGCLFFMSLYTFYSFFLTRDKAFLYYALYTLISFLFTLHHMDYRFSFAMLFPLRMAEVLGPFHIALITFIYTLFIAKITDLRIEFPRTWMMLQGLMAILMIQEMHAIVEWILNKPLFLNNTIYIYAMVPSGVTTCVLLSAVFRSRSPIRFYLLGGMFSLVGISFIPGSLDLYFPELPSIAYFFINDPFFWVILGLSIEAFCFALALAYRGRLIELENRRMQERYTHDLEIQLAERSREIEAQNQALEKQHIQQLEAEFEQKVVNCEMVALRAQMNPHFIFNCLNSIKLYTLENDSEQASEYLTKFARLIRLVLENSRSELVTLLNELEALQLYSELEAMRFKNKVRFSIVVSPEVDTQYLRIPPLLLQPFVENAIWHGLMHKANGGTVTIHVSQPNEQWLRIEITDDGIGRLRAAELKSKSAGKHKSFGMQVTADRIRMINHRYDIHTRIQVIDLIDSFGESCGTKVLVEIPI, encoded by the coding sequence ATGCCTTTACTTATACTTCAAGTTTTATCATTGAGTTTTTCCTTCGTCTATGCGCAGGAACGGCCATTGGTATTGCATGGAAATTTGTGTGTTGCTCAGATGGACATTGCAGAATACACTTCTTTTTATGAAGACCTTTCAGGAGAGAGCTTGCCATTGTCAGTGATTCGTACTAGAACTTTTCGACCATTCACTGAGAAAAGAAATGAACGCGCCACTTTTTCCAAGCGATCATTGATGGTGACCTGGCTACGTTTTACCATTCATAATACACACCCAACGGATACATTAAAGCTCCTCCACAAAACTTTTGTACATGGGTTGATTACTATGTATGAAAATGATCAGCGTATCGGACAAAGTGGTGTTGGTATTTCTGCGCTAAGAAGACCCGACGGTTTTGCTCTGCCCTTGACTGTTCCTCCTCTGGCTGATCGTACTTATTTCGTTCAGGTAATAGATTATATCTGGAGTCCGTCTGCCATTTATTCTAAAGTATTATCTATCCAGGGAAGTTACGAGCTGGATTACCTTTGGCAAATGGACTCTGATGTGTTGCTAGCCGTGATTGGATTATTGGCTGGTTGTTTATTTTTCATGAGTTTATATACTTTCTATTCCTTTTTTCTTACCCGAGACAAGGCTTTCCTGTACTACGCACTATACACGCTTATTAGCTTTTTGTTTACACTGCACCATATGGATTATAGATTCAGCTTTGCCATGCTGTTTCCACTCCGAATGGCAGAAGTTTTAGGTCCTTTCCATATTGCTTTGATCACTTTCATTTACACCTTATTTATAGCAAAAATAACAGACCTTCGTATTGAGTTTCCTCGTACCTGGATGATGTTGCAGGGGCTGATGGCCATTTTGATGATACAGGAAATGCATGCTATCGTAGAATGGATACTGAATAAGCCCCTTTTTTTGAACAATACTATCTACATATATGCTATGGTTCCCTCAGGAGTGACAACTTGTGTGTTATTAAGTGCTGTATTTCGTTCTCGTTCACCTATACGATTCTACCTATTAGGTGGGATGTTTAGTTTAGTGGGCATATCTTTTATACCAGGTTCTTTAGATCTTTACTTTCCTGAATTGCCAAGCATTGCCTATTTCTTTATCAATGATCCCTTTTTTTGGGTAATCCTGGGATTATCTATTGAAGCTTTCTGTTTTGCCCTGGCACTTGCCTATAGAGGACGCCTGATTGAACTGGAAAACCGAAGGATGCAGGAACGTTATACTCATGATCTGGAAATTCAGTTGGCCGAACGTTCCCGCGAGATAGAAGCCCAGAACCAAGCTTTGGAAAAACAGCACATCCAGCAATTAGAAGCAGAATTTGAGCAGAAGGTTGTCAATTGTGAAATGGTTGCTTTGAGGGCACAGATGAACCCGCATTTTATATTTAACTGCCTTAACTCTATCAAGCTTTATACGCTGGAGAATGATTCTGAACAGGCTTCAGAATACCTCACTAAATTTGCCCGGCTCATTCGGCTGGTACTAGAAAATTCCCGTTCGGAATTGGTAACGTTGCTCAATGAACTAGAAGCTTTGCAATTGTATAGTGAGTTGGAAGCCATGCGCTTCAAAAATAAGGTAAGGTTTAGTATAGTCGTTTCTCCTGAAGTAGATACGCAATACCTAAGAATTCCCCCTTTGTTGTTACAGCCTTTTGTTGAAAACGCTATTTGGCATGGATTGATGCACAAAGCGAATGGCGGAACAGTAACAATTCATGTAAGTCAGCCAAACGAGCAATGGCTAAGGATTGAGATTACTGACGATGGCATTGGCCGTTTACGGGCGGCTGAACTGAAAAGTAAGTCTGCTGGCAAACACAAATCATTTGGAATGCAGGTAACCGCTGACCGGATCAGGATGATCAACCATAGGTATGATATACATACCCGGATACAGGTGATAGATTTGATAGACAGTTTTGGTGAATCTTGTGGCACCAAGGTGCTGGTAGAGATACCTATTTAA
- a CDS encoding LytR/AlgR family response regulator transcription factor, producing MRAILIDDEPDNLKLLAIQLARHCPQVEVAGQYTESTEGLKAIHNLQPSLVFLDIEMPVMNGFQLLEKVGDINFQLVFITAYDQYAVRAFRFSALDYLLKPVDTIDLVAAVQRAEKLNRIHPQQLDLLQQYYASGAMNTPQKIALPHATGLVFVDIGRIIYCEADSNYTRFYLEDGEQYMISKNLGNVQEVLETRNFVRVHRKFMVNIQHIRKLIKGEGIYLLLTNGTSVPVARQQKDRLMERFGWI from the coding sequence ATGCGAGCTATCCTTATAGATGATGAACCTGATAACTTGAAGCTACTGGCAATACAGCTGGCTCGTCATTGTCCGCAGGTGGAGGTGGCAGGCCAGTATACAGAAAGTACCGAAGGTTTAAAAGCTATACATAACCTACAGCCTTCTCTAGTATTTCTGGATATAGAAATGCCTGTGATGAATGGATTTCAATTATTGGAGAAGGTAGGTGATATTAATTTTCAGTTAGTCTTTATTACAGCTTACGATCAGTATGCAGTCCGTGCCTTTCGATTCAGTGCATTGGACTATCTTCTTAAACCGGTAGATACGATTGATCTGGTGGCAGCAGTTCAGCGAGCTGAAAAACTGAACCGTATTCATCCTCAGCAATTGGACTTACTCCAACAATATTATGCTTCCGGTGCGATGAACACTCCTCAGAAAATAGCCCTGCCACATGCCACTGGGTTGGTATTTGTGGATATAGGACGAATTATATATTGCGAAGCAGACAGCAATTACACTCGCTTCTACCTGGAAGATGGTGAACAATATATGATTTCCAAAAACCTCGGCAATGTACAGGAAGTGTTGGAAACACGTAATTTTGTGCGTGTACATCGTAAATTTATGGTCAATATTCAGCATATCCGGAAGTTGATCAAAGGAGAGGGAATCTACCTCTTGCTCACCAATGGAACGAGCGTTCCGGTAGCTCGTCAGCAGAAAGATAGGCTTATGGAGCGCTTTGGGTGGATATAA
- a CDS encoding ABC transporter permease, translating into MNTKLPSSAPPRWIDRLLEWFCSEEFLEVVQGDLHEMYQRNVEEQGEKKANLLYLLDVFSLFRPFALGLNVPHFHLTTTGMYKSYLITALRNFRRQFGFSLINISGLAIGMAAFMIILVYVSFEVSYDDYHSNKNQLYRWNMWLEKPGGEIIFKSAGVSPGVAHLIRENMPEVKEVGRMFSPKETYLTISYIDDKNEKVSFNEEHTLFTESSLLSMFDFPMLFGDASALDLPNSVIISESTAERYFGTVSDDIIGRIIEISFQPDKIESKYQITGIFQDLPPNTHFQTDFLISYCTLTESDPKEFDERWNTYGYYTYMQLHPHITAEQFLEKKPQYAAMIMERNQVNNPTPEIKHKHDWLRVDDIYLKSDSPDEIKPHGSFQTIYVLFVIGLLVIVIAWVNYVNLTTAKAVQRAREVGMRKVAGAGRRQLILQFFTEAFLLNLLAFLLALIVLWGSLPFFRQLTGIPLSFHLWWQGFPNLPLFFAVLGGLFLFSTMVSGFYPALVLSSFHPLKALRGRMLLSPSRGISLRSGLVVIQFTMSVILIAGTYLMYRQIAYMQNQPLGFDKEQMLVIRSPTDITLKDESLEVFKEDLLSRTFVEDAAISSTVPGRKTDWDWAIGIDKSQSVTAVKRISIDHEFLDVYDFTFVGGRNFSKDHSTDKDAIIINESTAHMLGFDNAEAALHQNLWAIGRQDIEVIGIVRDFHQSSLKEAYYPICFMLEGATAVNDRGEIYDFKSRDRAYLSAKISSDHLQENMEWIEEKYQNYFPDTPLDYYFLDERFNQQYKSDIQFGKIFGIFASLAIFIACLGIFGLSSYLAIQRSKEIGIRKVLGSTVPNIMLLLSGKFVKLVFIASIIALPLAYFVFDQWLDNYAFRIDIEWWFFVMPVLAVFMIAIITISVQTVKAALANPVDSLKYE; encoded by the coding sequence ATGAATACTAAGCTCCCTTCCTCCGCACCACCTCGCTGGATAGACCGCTTGCTGGAATGGTTCTGTTCAGAAGAATTTCTGGAAGTAGTGCAGGGCGATCTGCATGAGATGTACCAGCGAAATGTAGAGGAGCAGGGAGAGAAAAAAGCTAATCTACTTTACCTGCTGGATGTATTTAGTCTTTTCCGCCCTTTCGCCTTAGGATTGAACGTACCTCATTTTCATCTAACCACCACCGGCATGTACAAAAGTTATCTTATCACTGCTTTGCGGAATTTCAGAAGGCAATTTGGTTTTTCCCTCATCAATATCTCCGGCCTTGCCATCGGTATGGCAGCGTTTATGATTATCCTTGTCTATGTGAGCTTTGAGGTGAGTTATGATGATTATCATTCCAACAAAAATCAATTGTATCGTTGGAATATGTGGTTAGAAAAACCTGGGGGAGAGATTATTTTTAAATCTGCAGGAGTTTCTCCAGGCGTAGCACATTTGATCCGTGAAAATATGCCTGAGGTAAAGGAAGTTGGCAGAATGTTTTCACCTAAAGAAACCTATCTGACTATTTCCTATATTGATGATAAAAATGAAAAGGTTAGTTTTAATGAAGAACATACGCTCTTCACAGAATCATCCCTACTTTCAATGTTTGATTTCCCGATGCTATTTGGAGACGCTTCCGCCCTGGATCTACCTAATTCGGTCATTATTTCTGAATCTACGGCAGAAAGATATTTTGGCACTGTCTCCGATGATATCATAGGAAGAATCATTGAGATTTCTTTCCAACCGGACAAGATAGAGTCAAAATATCAGATCACAGGTATTTTCCAGGATTTACCCCCTAATACACACTTCCAGACAGATTTCCTGATATCGTACTGTACTCTGACAGAATCTGATCCTAAAGAGTTTGATGAAAGATGGAATACGTATGGGTACTATACCTATATGCAATTACACCCTCATATTACGGCAGAACAATTTCTGGAGAAAAAGCCGCAGTATGCTGCAATGATTATGGAAAGAAATCAAGTCAATAATCCCACACCTGAAATAAAACATAAACACGATTGGCTTCGGGTAGATGATATTTATTTAAAATCTGATAGCCCAGATGAAATAAAACCTCATGGAAGCTTTCAAACTATCTACGTATTATTTGTAATAGGGCTTCTGGTAATTGTTATTGCCTGGGTCAATTATGTGAATTTGACCACAGCCAAAGCCGTACAAAGGGCCAGGGAAGTAGGAATGCGAAAGGTAGCTGGTGCCGGAAGAAGACAGTTAATCCTGCAGTTTTTTACAGAAGCTTTTCTTCTAAATCTCCTGGCTTTCCTGCTCGCTCTGATTGTCCTTTGGGGGAGTCTGCCTTTCTTCCGGCAACTGACAGGTATTCCCCTGTCCTTCCATCTCTGGTGGCAGGGCTTTCCCAATCTACCGCTCTTTTTTGCGGTGCTGGGGGGGCTTTTTTTATTTAGCACAATGGTTTCCGGCTTTTATCCAGCTCTGGTACTTTCCTCCTTTCATCCATTGAAAGCACTGCGAGGTAGGATGCTGCTTTCTCCCTCCCGGGGTATCAGTCTTCGCTCAGGCTTGGTGGTGATTCAGTTTACTATGTCTGTAATTCTGATTGCCGGTACATACCTGATGTACCGGCAGATCGCCTATATGCAAAATCAACCCCTAGGTTTTGATAAAGAACAAATGCTAGTCATCAGGTCTCCCACAGATATTACCTTAAAAGATGAATCCCTGGAAGTTTTTAAAGAGGACCTTTTAAGCAGAACATTTGTTGAAGATGCCGCCATTTCTTCTACAGTACCCGGGCGAAAGACTGATTGGGATTGGGCCATAGGCATAGACAAAAGTCAGTCAGTTACGGCTGTGAAGCGGATCAGTATTGATCATGAATTTCTGGATGTATATGATTTTACTTTTGTAGGCGGGAGAAATTTTTCTAAAGATCACAGTACGGATAAGGATGCAATCATTATCAATGAGAGTACGGCACATATGCTGGGCTTTGATAATGCCGAAGCTGCATTACATCAGAATCTATGGGCTATTGGCCGGCAAGATATAGAAGTGATCGGGATAGTGAGAGATTTCCATCAATCTTCACTGAAAGAAGCTTACTATCCTATATGCTTTATGCTGGAAGGTGCCACAGCTGTAAATGATAGAGGAGAAATCTATGATTTTAAATCCAGAGATCGTGCCTATTTGTCAGCGAAAATCAGTTCTGATCATTTGCAGGAAAATATGGAATGGATTGAGGAAAAATACCAAAATTATTTTCCAGATACTCCTCTTGATTATTATTTCCTGGACGAACGCTTCAACCAGCAATACAAATCGGATATACAGTTTGGTAAAATTTTCGGCATCTTTGCCAGCCTCGCCATTTTCATTGCCTGCCTTGGTATTTTTGGTTTATCCTCTTATCTGGCTATTCAAAGAAGCAAAGAGATCGGTATCCGGAAAGTATTGGGGTCTACTGTGCCGAATATCATGCTGCTACTATCTGGCAAATTTGTAAAACTGGTATTTATTGCTTCAATCATAGCTTTGCCGCTAGCTTATTTCGTGTTTGATCAGTGGCTGGATAATTATGCCTTCCGGATAGACATCGAGTGGTGGTTTTTTGTTATGCCAGTATTAGCTGTATTCATGATTGCCATCATCACCATCAGTGTGCAGACAGTAAAGGCCGCCTTGGCCAATCCAGTGGATAGTTTGAAGTATGAGTGA
- a CDS encoding PadR family transcriptional regulator: MGKHYFGEFEEVVLLTVGVLEENAYGVTIKDEIEQRTGKKASIGALHSALNRLEKKGYLQSSEGGATTERGGRRKRYFRVTAYGKRALIQSKDLRSELWSLLPEWSVKFKT; this comes from the coding sequence ATGGGAAAACACTATTTTGGTGAATTTGAAGAAGTAGTACTACTCACTGTCGGTGTACTGGAAGAGAATGCTTATGGAGTGACTATCAAAGATGAGATAGAGCAGCGAACAGGCAAGAAAGCCAGCATAGGAGCATTACACTCAGCTCTCAACCGTTTGGAGAAAAAAGGTTACCTGCAATCTAGTGAAGGAGGGGCTACAACAGAAAGAGGAGGACGCAGGAAGCGTTATTTTAGGGTGACAGCCTATGGTAAGCGAGCTCTGATTCAGTCTAAGGACTTACGCAGTGAACTCTGGAGCTTACTGCCGGAATGGTCAGTGAAGTTCAAGACCTGA
- a CDS encoding ABC transporter permease: MQIQERLFGDLFLQLNIDTLQLSLQAVRDTHLHSNHFKEEPEIRGSATTIEFLFLIGFFILILAWINFVNLSTARAVSRSKEVGVRKSIGAGKWQLIHQFLLEAFMINGLSLLLAVALYLLFYSIFISVVQKEIPLHSLFESYWLPIGIAGVLLLGTLLSGGHSAFFLSSFKVVKVLKNYTLPEKDLFFVKA, from the coding sequence ATGCAAATCCAGGAAAGGCTCTTTGGAGATCTTTTTCTACAGCTAAACATAGACACATTACAGTTATCATTGCAAGCTGTCAGGGATACACATCTTCATTCAAATCATTTTAAAGAAGAACCGGAAATAAGGGGTAGTGCTACTACCATTGAGTTTCTGTTCCTCATCGGATTCTTTATTCTGATCCTGGCCTGGATCAACTTTGTAAACCTATCTACTGCAAGGGCAGTAAGTCGGTCTAAGGAAGTAGGAGTCCGTAAGTCAATAGGTGCAGGCAAATGGCAATTGATTCACCAATTCCTGCTGGAAGCTTTTATGATTAATGGCTTAAGCCTACTGCTAGCTGTTGCTTTGTACTTGCTATTCTATTCCATTTTCATCAGCGTGGTACAAAAAGAAATTCCACTGCATTCTTTGTTTGAGAGTTACTGGTTGCCAATAGGAATAGCAGGAGTGCTTCTTTTGGGCACGCTTCTTTCCGGAGGACATTCAGCCTTTTTTCTTTCCTCCTTTAAAGTGGTCAAAGTGCTGAAAAATTATACTCTACCCGAAAAGGACTTGTTCTTCGTAAAAGCCTGA
- a CDS encoding ABC transporter permease yields MGLIIATFVVYQQLMFMKNYEMGYNMSQKLIVRAPNITQDYAHQYESYKTALQRLPVVGQVAASHLSPGDRRGKGDGFASTLKQPDKGTWFSVNSVDKEYLQTYEINILHGRGFSRNFPADKEAVVITEEVTLVLGYDPVERALQEKILLSEGQVKKEVTVIGIANDVNLYSLKLEQTGIIFLLADEFDRDQSQWPISYFTVEMESSEDVSESLKSIEEIYESHFPANPFVYFFLEDYFNAQYLAEEQFGKVFTWARGLAIFIACLGLLGLSAFMVKQRSKEIGIRKVLGSNISDIWLLLAKDLLKALLIASVIGIPLINYFMKSWLEEFVYKIPLSWWMFVLPVVLMILIAILTVSQHLRKATRLLRYK; encoded by the coding sequence ATTGGGCTTATCATTGCTACTTTCGTTGTATATCAGCAACTGATGTTTATGAAGAATTATGAGATGGGGTACAACATGTCACAAAAGCTGATCGTAAGAGCTCCAAACATCACCCAAGACTATGCTCATCAGTATGAAAGTTACAAAACAGCTTTACAAAGACTGCCTGTGGTAGGACAGGTAGCAGCATCACATCTTTCCCCAGGGGATCGTAGAGGAAAAGGAGATGGATTTGCTTCTACCTTAAAGCAGCCTGATAAGGGTACTTGGTTTTCTGTAAACTCAGTAGATAAAGAATATCTACAGACTTATGAAATTAATATCCTGCATGGCAGAGGCTTTTCCCGTAACTTTCCTGCTGACAAAGAAGCAGTAGTCATTACTGAAGAAGTAACTTTGGTATTAGGCTATGATCCTGTAGAACGGGCTTTACAAGAGAAAATACTACTCAGTGAAGGGCAAGTAAAAAAAGAAGTGACAGTGATAGGTATTGCTAATGATGTCAATCTTTATTCTTTAAAACTAGAGCAGACAGGTATCATATTCCTGCTGGCAGATGAGTTCGATAGAGATCAATCCCAATGGCCTATCAGCTATTTTACAGTTGAAATGGAAAGTTCAGAAGATGTTTCTGAATCACTTAAAAGCATAGAAGAAATTTACGAAAGCCACTTTCCCGCTAATCCTTTTGTCTACTTCTTCCTGGAGGATTATTTTAATGCTCAATATCTTGCTGAGGAGCAATTTGGGAAAGTATTTACCTGGGCAAGGGGTCTAGCTATCTTTATTGCCTGTTTGGGGCTACTAGGATTGTCAGCCTTTATGGTAAAGCAACGCAGCAAAGAGATCGGTATCCGCAAGGTACTGGGTTCAAACATTTCCGATATCTGGCTGCTCCTGGCCAAAGATCTGCTGAAGGCTCTGTTGATTGCTTCGGTCATTGGCATACCGCTGATCAACTACTTTATGAAAAGCTGGCTGGAGGAGTTCGTCTACAAAATCCCTTTGAGCTGGTGGATGTTTGTCTTGCCCGTGGTTCTGATGATACTCATAGCTATACTCACCGTCAGCCAACATCTGAGAAAGGCAACTAGACTGCTTAGGTATAAGTAA
- a CDS encoding GAF domain-containing protein, with protein MSTNPSVILQKLQNQKSVFDWQHLLSDIITTFNCSTGTLHILDQNTQLLKLQAEQGIPEFLLPKMKEIPIGKGMAGIAAERKQPVEMCNLQTDDSGVARPSAKETKVAGSIAIPMLLNGNLYGVFGIAKPDPYDFTEKEEDVLMKIGEAMSRYILAQASPEQR; from the coding sequence ATGTCTACTAATCCTTCGGTTATACTCCAAAAACTTCAAAATCAAAAGTCTGTATTTGACTGGCAGCATCTCCTCTCTGACATCATCACCACTTTTAACTGTTCTACCGGAACTCTCCATATATTAGATCAGAACACGCAGCTGCTAAAGTTACAGGCAGAACAGGGAATTCCGGAATTCTTATTACCTAAAATGAAGGAGATACCCATAGGAAAAGGTATGGCGGGTATTGCAGCTGAACGTAAGCAGCCTGTTGAGATGTGTAATCTACAGACCGATGATTCTGGTGTGGCTCGTCCTTCGGCAAAGGAAACCAAAGTAGCAGGTTCTATCGCTATTCCGATGCTGCTTAACGGGAACTTATATGGCGTATTTGGTATTGCTAAACCTGATCCTTATGATTTTACAGAAAAGGAAGAAGATGTTTTAATGAAGATCGGCGAAGCGATGAGCCGATATATTCTCGCACAGGCATCTCCTGAGCAGCGTTAG